In the genome of Toxoplasma gondii ME49 chromosome Ia, whole genome shotgun sequence, the window AAAGCTACATAATGAGGAAAGagcgctgctttctcttgaAGTACCTCTGAACCTCCAAATCGAGGTGTACATGCGTGACGGTGAGACGTGTATCCTTCAGATTGAGAGTTGACGTTATCTGCCCACATTCACGACCTGAACTGTGGCCTTTTCCTGCAGCCAAAGATTGCGCACTACGAACATAGGGTATCAGGCGGGTCCCTAGCCTTCTCATAAGCTGGAAAGTACTCACCTTCAAATGGCCTGCCCAGAGGCATGCAAGACCACGACTGAGCCCTCATCGCATTGTGGCTGTGTAACATCGCCAATACGCAAATTCGACACGACATATGTCAAAGCGAAGGCGCGCGGCGCTGCCCCCCTAACGAGGCATCACGTCTTCTTGCCATTGCGGGAGCACAAAAAACGTTGAGCAATATACTACCCCATTCAAGCTACGCGGCGCCTGATTCTTGCAAGGAATCATGGTTCGTGGAAAACCCCATGCAAGACGGACACGAGGCGAGCTAACGTCACGGCGCGGTAGACGAAAGCTCAAAAAAGAGACTGATTGCGTTACACAGGCGACCCCAATCTAGATCACTGCTGCGATACTCAAGCGTACCACCTACGCTTTTGTGAGATACTTCGACAGAAACACTTTCTGGAGCTAGGGTCATAACCGGTTGGAAACACGTGATTCGGAGACACACACTTTCTCTCGTCAGGGTAAGATCAATCTACCTGCATCGAGTGTCTATCCGTACTACAGCAGCGCTATCCAGTTTGGATCAACATAACCGTTGGCGGTTAAGGATTCTGAGATTTAAGCATTCTGGAGAGGCACTGATGAGCCGAAGCGACCCATGAGGGGGTGGACTGACAAAGGCAGAAGCTGCAACCATCGCCAACTCACTTTAACACATGGACCGCCAACGGGGTCATGAGTGACTAACACCCTTGTATTGGCATACAATTGGACCTAAATCGCCTTTTCACCGCCGGGTGTACTGACTGATTGGGTTTGCCTCAGAACTAGCACTATAAGCCTAAAAAAACTCGGAACCGTAGTTCGTTTGCCTTCGCCCTTTTGGATATGTTCTTTGCTGCGTGCCCGAAAAACAAAACGGTGTATGAAACCGAGCCGAGGATGCATCCCTAGCACTTGCGTACATCGTTAATAACGAATTCGCTGCTGCACCTAATATGAGTGCCGTGGCACATCTCACTCAAATGAAGAATCTGCGGTGACCGCGCAAAGAGTTCTGGCACTCTCAGAGGGGATCTGAGCAACGACATGCTTACGGAACAGGTCGCAGGCAAAGAGTTGAGCCACCAGGGGCTGAAAGAGATGCTCAACATACGAAAGCACTTCCGAAGGTCGATAGTGCGTCACCCACAATAGACACGGTCTTCAAAATCGCTAATTCTGGACGATTACCACGCTCAAGTTCCGTTACAAACAAAGCAGACAAGTTAGTACCCAGACTGGTGAAGATACTCGGCAAAGGCCAATGCCGAAGTCCTGCTGTTTCCCTTgtcctgttccttctcctcatCGTAAAGGGCAATGACGATAGAGCCATTCGGGGTCTTGATCAAGTGCGCGCCACCCTTGGACCGTGCACACATGGTGATGTCGAAGGTGCAGTCGTTGTACTCGAATCCTTTCTCCTGCAGAGAAAATAGATAACATTGACAAATGCAACCACTTGGATACTGGAGACAAAAAACCGCCTTATCTTTGCATCAACTTTGTTCCCTCGGCGGTAATTTCTGCTAGTAAGATCGACGTGATAGATacaaaaaaagaagaaacaaacaaTTTTTGACGGTTGAGGACCAAGCACACGGAGCACTGTATGTCCTGACAGATCTTCCCGATCCGAGCTGCTTTCTCACGCAGTGCGACCCCTTGCGAGATATGATACTTACAGGTCGGACAACCTTGTACTTCTGGCCGCCAATCCAAACACCGTTAGGGGCACTGCCATCGTCAACTGCAGCTTTGATCGTGGAGGCCTCGTTGATCGACACCTTGCCGCACGCGTTGCCATCCTCTCCGATAGTGTCCTCCTCATGATCATCCTTGTACAGCTTGGACCATCCGTCATCATCATCAGCCGCCGCGGCGAACACAACACCGTCCTCCGCCTAAGAGTCGAGCGCAACAGAGAGACCAAGTACATTCGCATACAGAGCTGCTGGCTCGATTACGTGACCATACTATGATCCGGGGACTCCGGAGGGAGTATA includes:
- the PRF gene encoding profilin PRF (encoded by transcript TGME49_293690~Gene product name based on ToxoDB Community Expert Annotation.), coding for MSDWDPVVKEWLVDTGYCCAGGIANVSAEDGVVFAAAADDDDGWSKLYKDDHEEDTIGEDGNACGKVSINEASTIKAAVDDGSAPNGVWIGGQKYKVVRPEKGFEYNDCTFDITMCARSKGGAHLIKTPNGSIVIALYDEEKEQDKGNSRTSALAFAEYLHQSGY